From a region of the Mercurialis annua linkage group LG1-X, ddMerAnnu1.2, whole genome shotgun sequence genome:
- the LOC126665443 gene encoding germin-like protein subfamily 1 member 20 — MKGFVVALLIFSLACSFASAYDPDPLQDICVAIDDPLNGVFVNGRFCKSPNITVADDFFFSGLHIPRNTDNRNGVNATVLNVDQIPGLNTLGITLTRVDYAPNGGVNPPHIHPRATEITVVIKGILYVGFVTTTPSQLFWKVLHRGDVFVFPKSLIHFQLNIANTNAVAITALNSQNPGIIFIADALFGPTGGPIDPDVLAKAFQLDRSVIEQLQSVFGGAR; from the exons ATGAAAGGTTTTGTTGTAGCTTTACTCATCTTTTCCTTAGCTTGCTCTTTTGCCTCTGCCTATGACCCTGACCCTCTTCAGGATATCTGTGTGGCAATAGATGATCCCTTAAATGGAG TATTTGTGAATGGAAGGTTCTGTAAAAGCCCTAATATTACAGTAGCCGACGACTTTTTCTTTTCTGGACTCCACATTCCAAGAAATACAGATAATCGAAACGGAGTGAATGCTACAGTCCTAAATGTTGATCAAATACCGGGACTCAACACGCTCGGTATCACTCTAACTCGTGTTGATTATGCACCAAACGGTGGCGTAAACCCTCCACACATTCACCCACGAGCAACAGAGATAACTGTCGTCATCAAAGGAATCCTTTATGTTGGGTTCGTGACGACAACTCCTAGTCAGTTGTTCTGGAAAGTACTACACCGTGGTGATGTTTTCGTGTTTCCGAAAAGTTTGATTCACTTTCAATTAAATATTGCAAATACTAATGCAGTCGCTATTACCGCTTTGAATAGCCAGAATCCTGGTATTATATTTATTGCTGATGCACTCTTTGGACCTACTGGTGGACCTATAGATCCTGATGTTCTTGCTAAAGCATTCCAGTTAGACAGGAGTGTAATTGAACAACTTCAGAGTGTATTTGGTGGCGCCCGTTAA